The following DNA comes from Cellulophaga sp. HaHa_2_95.
GGGCAATCTTTAGCGCCACAATTAAGTGCAAAATGCACTCGATAATCACGAGTATCAACTCTTAATTTTCTTTCAAATTTATTAGGGAACCATTTGCGAATTAATCCTAAGCCTAAAGGCCATTGAGACTTTCTGATAATACCGTGTTCAATCTTCGCAAAAGACACCGTTTCCCCTGCAATAGTAATCTGCTCACGGCTAAAAAAATCTCTGCGATCATTGTATAACTCAGGCGTATCACTTAAAATTAGTTGAATATATCCGTTGTAAATATTCACCCAAAACGCTAGTTTCTCCTGATCTGTAGGTAATGCACTTTCTAAATCTTCTAAAGTGCTGTTCGCAAGTTGTTCTTGAATAGCACTAACGTCTTCTCCGTTTTTTATTTTCAAAAGAAAATCTTCAGAAAGTGTATTGTAATCTTTCCCTTGCTGTGCGGTCATGGATCCTACGGTAAGAATAATAGTAAATAATGTAATGAAAAATCTGATATTTTTTGTTTTGCGTTTCATTTGAACTGATATTTGTGTTGTATCTTGCTTTACTTACGAGATAATAGCGTTGTAGGTTTTGTCGTAAATAAATAAAACCCTTTCGTATAAAATTACGTAAATAGAAATGTTACTGTAACTCAAATAAATAAGTTGTAACGCTTTTTGAATTGAAAGACGTTTTTTATGATATCTATTATAATACCTGCACATAACGAACAAAAAAATCTATTAAAACTTATTCCCCTTTTGGATGCGCTCTGTCAAGATACACCAGCGGAAGTATTGGTGGTGCTTTCTGCAGCAAATACAGAGGTAATTGGCTTTTCTAGTGATAAAATTAAGGTAGTGCAATGCAATGAAAATGGTAGGGCTGTTCAAATGAATTTTGGTGTGACACATGCAAAAGGAACTATTTTTGCTTTCCTTCATGCCGATGTACTGCCGCCTAAAAATTTTCTAAAGGATATTGAACATACTTTAAGAGATACCTATCAAGCAGGTTTCTTTTCTTACCGATTTGATAGTGCGAGTAAGCTATTAAATGTAAATGCTAAATTTACGGCTAAAGATGGCATTTTCACAGGTGGGGGAGATCAATGTTTATTCATCGAGAAAACGGTTTTTAACCAACTTGGTGGTTTTGATGTAAACCAATTAATTATGGAAGATTTTGAGTTTTTTAAGCGTATGAAAAATAAAAAAGTCAAGTATAAAATTATAAATAACGACTTATTGGTTTCTGCGAGAAAATATGAGTCTAATTCCTATTTAAGAGTAAACATGTCTAATTTACTATTGGTGGTATTATTTAAAATGGGATACCCTTCAGCCAAATTACAAACCCTTCACAATAGATTGCTACAAATGCCTTACCACACTAAACCTGAATAAAATTTATGGCAAAAATAATCAACGGAATTCAACAAATAGGTATTGGTGTAGCAGATGCTAAAAGTGTATTTAATTGGTATCGTGAGCATTTAGGGTTTGATATTCTGGTCTTTGAAGATATTGCTACGGCTGATTTAATGACGCAGTATACCAATCATAAAGTAGAACGTCGGCATGCCTTATTATCCTTGAATATGAAGGGCGGCGGCGGATTAGAGATTTGGCAATTTACAGGTCGGATTCCTACAACCGCAACAACACCATTTTTATTGGGAGATTTAGGTATTAATTCCATGAAAATTAGAGCAACAAATGTGCTAGATGCGCATACTAATTTGAGGGTACTTAAGTTAGAAATTTTAGGCGCTTTGAGGGCAACCCAAGACGGGAAGCCTCATTTTTTCTTTCAAGATCCTTGGGGTAATTTGGTAGAAGTTGTTCAGGATGATTACCTGTTCTCTGAAACCAATAGCGTTTCTGGAGGGGTAATAGGAACCGTAATTGGTGTTTCTGATATGGACAGGGCATTGCCTTTTTATCAGCAAATTTTAGGATATGATGTTCAAGCTTCTGACCGTACGGGTTCTTTTGAAGACTTTAAAGAGCTTCCAGGTGGTGCGCATGCCTTTAGAAGAGTTCTTTTAAAACATCGTAAGAGGTCAGTGGGTGGTTTTGGAGAATTATTAGGTCCTACAGAAATAGAATTACTACAAGTATTAGATCGGGAACCTGTTAAGATTTATAAAGATAGACTGTGGGGAGATTTGGGTTATATTCACCTTTGTTTTGATATTAATGGTATGGAAATGCTGCGAGATGAAGCAAAAAATCTTGGGTTTCCGTTTACAGTAGATAGTGCTGATAGTTTTGATATGGGAGATGCAGCAGGTCATTTTAGCTATATAGAAGACCCGGACGGCACCTTAATAGAATTTGTGGAAACGCACAAAGTGCCCATTTTAAAAAAGCTAGGAATTTTTATCAACTTAAAAAAAAGGAATCCGCTTAATCCGTTACCTAAATGGCTTGTAAAAGCTATGCAGGTGCATCGAGTTAAGCGGAATCTTTAAGTTTCAATAGACTAGGAACTCACTACTCCTAAGGTGTATAATTGTTCTAAATTAGGAGTTTCACTACCTCCTGCAGGCTCTAAAGTAATCCCAAAGGCCTCAGACTCATTAGGGTTGTTCAAAGCAAACACTTTGGTGTCATCTGTAATAAAGTCTTCTAACAGCCCCATGCTCGTAGGAGTTAAGGGGTTTAGTTTTAAAGACCATACTTGGTAAACCATTCCGTCCGGTGGTTCTGGTAGCCCTTGGGCATCAATAAATACTTTCTGCTCGCTCTTATTCCAATAGGCTTTTGCATAGGAGTTAGGGTCCACGGCTTGACCACCTAAGGCAACCACTTGGATGTTTTTATCCCGAATGGTGCTTAGTAATTCCTCTGTTTTTTCTAGTGATGTTTTCGCTTCTTCAATTTTTTCTTCTAAAGCGCTGTTCACTTGTGTAGAGTTATCTAAATTAGATTTTAGTGTATTATTTTGGGTGTACATCCAAAATAGGCCTACAGCTAATAAAATAGATGCTGCCCATCCGATGTAAGAACTCCAATTTGTGTTCTCTGGTTCAAGAGTAATGACTTTTGGAGCTTCAGCAGCAGCTATTTTAGCTTGTACTTTGGCCAAATGAATTTGTGCACCTTCTTTGGGCGCAGCTGCTTTAGTCAATGCTAAAACCGCAGCTTCAATGGCTTTGATTTCGTTTTGTATTTCAGGATATTCTGCTGCGTATCTGGCGATATCTAAGTTTTCTACCTCAGATAAGATACCAGCAACGTAGAGTTCTAGAATTCCTGATGCTATATATTTTTCTGTATCCATGCTATATTGCTATGTTTCCCCTAATTTGTGCAATGCAACTTCTATTTCTTGTTTTTACCGTTCCTATAGGTATCTCCAATTCTTCAGCAGCTTCCTTTTGCGTATATCCTTTAAAGTACAACAAGTCTATTATTTGAACACACTTTTCTTTAAGGTTCGTTAATAAACTTTTTATACCTATTGTATCTACTTGAGTATTAAGGTCATTTTTGTCTTCTAGGATATCTACGAAAAAATCTGAAGATAGGTTTTGTTTGCTGTTTTTGTGGGATTTAGAGCGCACTTCATCGATTGCGGCATTACGTGCAATATTCAACATCCACGTAAAAAATCGCCCTTTAGAGACATTGTAACTCTCGGCGTTATTCCATGCCTTTACGAATACATCTTGGCAAATTTCCTGAGCTATATCCGTATTCTTAACAATGTTATAGATAACACCACATATATTATCAGCATACATGCTATACAACTTTTCAAAAGCCTTAGCATCTTTCATTCGGAACTTTTCTACTAATTCTTCTAATTCCATGGACTAGGTTTACAGATTAAAGATATAAAAAAAAAAGCTGCTAAAAAGAGCAGCTTTTAATTTTATTATATTGGGAGGTTCTTATTGGATAATACCAGCACAGCTTACACGAGCACCTGCATCTCCGCTAGGTTGTGTTGTAAAATCATCTACTCCTTGATGAACAATTACTCCTTTGCCGATGATGTTCTTTGTGTCATCATCACAATCCATACACCATTCGTCAGTGCTGAATTGTACTGTAGCATTACCTTCTGCATCTGCCATAAAGTTTCCGATATCACCTCTGTGATATCCAGCTTCATCACCCCATTTTCCGTGTTGTTGGAATGTTGGGTTCCAATGGCCACCTGCAGATTTTCCATCGGCAGAAGAGCAATCTGCTGTTTCATGAATATGAATAGCATGTTCCCCTTCAGATAATCCAGACATTTTAGTTACCATCATAACTTCACCATCTTTTTCGGTAAAAGTAACTTCGCCATTAACTTCAGAATCGCTTTTAGGTTCTAAAGAAATGGTCATAGTTTTCTCTTCCATGGTATTATCCATTTCATCAGACCTGTCATCCATGTTACTTTCTATATCGTCAGAAGTATCTTTAACCTCTTTTTTTGTGTCCTTGCAGCTATAAGATAAACTTATGGCAACAAGTGCTAGGGTACCTATAATTTTTTTCATGTGTTGTAGTTTTTAGTGTAGTGTTTTACATATTACACAAAACTAAAACTACAAAAAGAAAATGAGTGCTCTAATAGCGATTATTAGTAACGCAAATGAGTTACCTTACTATTATTTTTTAACGAATAATACATCGCCCTTAATAGCTACCTCGTCCCAAGTTTTGCTTACCCCATCTTTACCTGTATGCAATGCCTCGCATACTTTGTTTAAAGATGCCACAGCATCCGTAGCATTCCAATTCTTCAAATCCATTACCCCGTTAAACGTGTAGCTTGTGTCAGAATTCATGGTCGTTTCTAACGGAATTGAGCTGGTTTCTCCGTTCATTTCAATTTCTAATGAACACGCTTCACCATCCACCTTAAAAGTACCAGAAATTAGTTCTGTATTTTTCATAGCACCAAAAAAGAACTCTGTAATTTTTGGATCCCTTGTACCTGTAGGATCATTTGTAAATAAGCTACTTACTGGAATTCCAAATTCTAAACCATTTAAAGCTTCTAAAGCAGTTGCAGCAGGAGTAGCATTTTTAATGTTGATCGCTTTAAAAGTTCCGCCAACAGGAAGTTTATCGGTTGTTTTGTAGGCTGTGAAGCTCACTTTTGTAGAGTCTGAAACTATAGTATACATTTCTGTTGTAGTAACCGTTTCTGTTTCTTCTGAAGTAGTTTCTTTTTTGGCCTCTTTACAGCTGTAAGAGAACATACTTATTGCGAACGATAAAATTAAAAGTGTTTTTTTCATTACTGTAATTTTTTTATTTGATAGGATAAAATTACGCTTATTTTAGGGCGTATTCTAATTCAAACCCCACAGATTTCTGAATGATTTGTTATTTTTTCTTTCTTAAATCAGGGCTGTAAAATACACCTACTTGTATGCGGTCATAATTAGCACCAGAAAAATGATTCTTAAGATATCCGGCTTGTACCGCTAAATTTTCGGTAACATTAACGCCTAGGGCTCCATATAGTCTATTTTGACCAAAGGCATCATCTTGTAAATTAATAAAGACTTCATCGTACACATTTAAAAAGAAAATATCGGTTAGGGGTAAGGTTACTTGCAAACGATAACGTGCCCTATGCTGCGTATCTGTTTCTCCTAAATTTTCCAAAAAGCGTTGCTCTAATCTATAGCGGTGTTCAAAATGAAATTCGCCTACTTTGTTTTTTAAAATAAATTGCTCAAAAATTCGATGTTCTTTGCTGTTTTCTTCGTTAGGAAGTTCATCAAAAGAGCCATCTGTTGTAATATAACCATAACCAAGCGTTGCTATAGCTACGGGGTTGATATGATAATTTAATCCGGTACGTAATAGTAGTTGATTAAAGTTGCTTGTTGTTTCATAATATCTAAACTGTGCTTCGGTATGGATGCTTAGTTTATCACTTACCTTATTGGTTCCAAAATACATATACCATGCTCCCCAATCATCCTCGCCTGTTTCTTGGGCATTAATAGCTGTTGTGGTAATTAAAATCGAAATAATACATAAAATTTTTCTCATAGCAAAAGTGGTCAGGTTGAGTTTGGTCGAAACCTGACCTGTTTTTTTTAAATCCTCTCGACACTACTCAAGGAAAAAATTAATTAATAGTAATTTCTTTGATAGCTTTAAAAGGAGAATTGTTTACTTGCTCCATAGCTGTTTTATAGGCTTTCCAATCTTCATTGAAAAATGCATTAGTTTTTTCTAAGGCCGATTCTAATTCTTCCTTTGCAAATGTCATCAAGTTAGTTTCAGTACTAGTAATACCAGATTTTCTGCTGCCAACATAACGTCTTGCATTACCAATACGTTCCATTACCGTTATTTCAGGATTTCTAGTAATCCCTTGTCTTTTGTCTTCTTTGCCTAAATAAAGCGCCATAACACCATCTATTTTTTTAATAATTTCTTTAGATGCTTTAAGCTCTGCTTCATATTTATCTTTGTCCAGTTCTTTTAATTCTTTCTGATATTTAAGAGCCGTATTTTTACTTTCTACCAATTGTTTTACGGCATCTGCAGCAGTTGCCATATAGGTCTCTATAGTTTTAGAGTGGGTATACACCTCATTAATAGATGCGATTGAAGTTTCTATTCTAGGATCAGATTTTACGTCTATCGTAGTTTCATCAGTTACCGCACCAAAAGACATTTTAATGGTATACGTACCAGGCTTAACATCCGTACCGCCAGACTCGTTTTTGCGCTTGCTGATTTTTCTAGAAGGTCTGTTTGGGCCTTTTTCATCCATTCTCCAATAGATGCGGTGAAATCCTGCTTTTTCTGGAGTTTTATATTTTAAGGTTCTAATTAATCGGCTACCGTCATAAATATCAAACTGTATGGAATCTTTCTTTTGTACGCCAGTGAGTTTTTCTTTCTTGTCCGTAGCCTCATTTGCAGTCTCATCATCGTCTTCTTTATCAGCCTTATCATCTTGGTCATTATTCTCTTTTTTTCCGGAGGCTTTTTTCTTTCCTTCTTTTAAGTAGTAGGTAATCATAGCCCCAGATTTTCTATTTTCACCATTGAACATGGCATCTGCACCAAACCTGCTCCCAGTAGCTTGTTGGTACGCCGCTTGGTATGCCGTAGGCGGCGTAAATAGTTGGGCGTCTTTCTGAAGAATAGTAGCATCCGCAGCTAAAGCTCTCAAAGGGCGAATATCATCTAAGACCCAGGCAGCACGACCAAAGGTACCGATCACCAAATCATGTTCTCTTGGCTGTATCACTAAATCTTTTGTAGAAACAGTAGGGAAACCTTCTGTCCATTTTTGCCATTTTTCACCCGCATTTAAGGAAATATACAAACCGTCATCGGTACCTAAAAACAATAGGTTTGGATTTTCTAAATCTTCTACAATAGAAAGGGTATAGCTTTTAACATCAGTAGCATCTACAATACGTTCCCAAGTTTTTCCGTAATTTTTAGTACGATAAGCATATGGAGTATAGTTAAATCTGCGGTAATCATTGGCTATTAAAAGTGCTTCTCCTTTATTTTTGTTCGATGCTTTTATTTGCGGTATCCAGCTACCTTTTGGTAAGCCTTTTATATTCGCGGTAACATCGGTCCAAGCGGTACCTCCATTTTGAGTGATATGTACGCGACCGTCATCAGTACCAATCCATAACATATCTTTTTCAAGTGGAGAAGGTTCAATAACTAAAATGGTACAGTGATTTTCTGCTCCGGTAGCATCCATGGTTAATCCACCACTTTCACTTTGTTTTTGTTTTTCAGGATCGTTAGTCGTTAAATCGGTAGAAATAACACTCCATGTTAAGCCTTTGTCTGTACTTTTGTGTACAAACTGACTTCCAAAATAAACGGTACTTGTGTCAAAGGGATCTTGTCCGATAGCAGAATTCCAGTTAAAACGTAATTCAGTTTTAGCATCTGGAGGGGTAGGGCGCACTATGTAATTATTACCTGTTTCATGATCATAGCGCGATACAAATCCCTGCTGACTCATAGCATACCCAAAGCGAGAATCTTCTAAGTCAGGAACAACATCAAAACCATCGCCAAAGGCAATTTCTTGCCAGTAGCTGTTGCGTATACCTTGTGCTTTCCATACATAAGCAGGGCCTCTCCAAGAGCCGTTATCCTGCATTCCCCCATAAACATTATACGGGTATTCATTGTCTGTATTAATATGGTAAAATTGCGCTACAGGTATATTCCCTACAAAACGCCATGATTTTCCACCATCTTTGGTAATGTTCATCCCGCCATCATTACCATCCATCATAAATTGGCCGTTTTTAGGATGAATCCACCACGCATGGTGATCGGGGTGAACGCCATTATCCGCACCATAAGCGGGCATTAACTGGGTAAAGTTTTTACCTCCGTCTTCAGATACATTGATATAGGTGAAAACAGAATATATTCTGTTTTCATTTTGAGGATCTACATAGATTTCAGAATAATAAAATGGACGGTTACCAATATCTTCTTTATCGTTTATTTTTTTCCATTTGAAACCACCATCTTCAGATTTGTAAAGGGCATTCTTTTTAGATTCGATAAGTGCATAAACAATATTTGGCTTTCCAGGGGCAATAGCTACTCCAATTCTTCCAAGTTCGCCGGCAGGCAGACCATCTTCTTCTGTTAATTTTTTCCAGTTTTTACCACCGTCATGGGTCATATACAAACCACTGCCTTCACCACCAGATTTAAAAAACCAAGGATCTCTTTTGTGCTCCCACATGGCAGCAATTAATTTATTTGGGTTGGTAGGGTCCATCACCAAATCTGCAATACCAGATTTGTTATTGGTAAATAATATTTTGGACCAAGTGACTCCGCCATCTGTAGTTTTAAAAACACCGCGTTCTGGGTGTTCCCCCCAAGGAGAACCAATAGCACCCACATAAACAATATCTGGATTGGTAGGGTCTATTACAATTCTGTGAATATGTCTTGTTTTTTCTAAGCCCATAGATTTCCAGCTTTTTCCGCCGTCTAGAGATTTAAAAATACCATAGCCACCATTTAAGCTATTTCTTGGGTTACCTTCTCCCGTACCCGCCCATAAAACCGATGGGTTACTTTGCTGAATGGCAACGGCACCAACAGAGGCAGTTACTTCTTTATCAAAAATAGGTTCCCATTTAATACCTCCAGAAGTAGATTTCCAAAGTCCACCGGAAGCGGTACCTACATACATAATCTCAGGATTGGAGTGTACAGCATCAATAGAAGTAACACGTCCACTCATACCTCCTGGACCTATATTTCTTGGTTTTAGATCTTGAATCAGATCCATAGTAAAATCTTGTGCAAAGGCTGTAAATGATGCAAAAAGCATCATTAGAAAAAGCAGTTTTTTCATCTGTCGTAGTTTAGGTTTAATTAGTCGGTTTAAATATACCAAAACCAAAAGGAAGAATTCTTAAAAAGATGTTAAGGAGAGCTACGTAAACTATAGGGAATAAGGCTATTCCTTGATGAAAATACCAAACAATTCACGGTTTTGTCTTGGTAAGATGGAATTATAACACGGTTGAAAAGTTTTTTCCGTAAAGAAAGGATCTAAGTATGATAGGTACAATTTTTTATCACCGCCAAAAGGTCTCTTTTCTAAATTGTCTGTTAGTGGTATAGAAAACCAGAGTCCCACAAGCTTGCCTTTTTCTTTTAAGAGTGAAGCCATTTGCTGCGCATATGTAGAGCGGTTTTCAGCGGTAGGTACAAAAGAACAGAAGAAGGTTTGTTCGATAATGATATCAAATTGCCCCTCGAATTCAAAAAAATTAGCGTGGTGTAAATGGCTATCAGGAAAAGACGGATTTCTTTTTTTAAAGTCTTGTAAGGGAATTTCGGATATGTCTAAAATATGAACATTTGTAAAACCTTTTTCAATCAGGTATTCCGCTTCATATCCATTCCCTGCTCCAGGAATCAATAGCTTAATATTTTTATCCTCAAGCTGGTCAATATAGGATTTAATAGGAGTAGAGGGGTAGCCAATATCCCAACCCGTGCTATGTTCTTTGTAACGAGTAGTCCAGTATGATTCTTCTTGATTGAGCATAGTACTTACCTGTTTATATACCTTCTAATACCTATAAAAATAAGAATAAAAACAGAGAAGCTTATAAAGAACGGAACTATATAATGTTTTAAACCAAACACTAGCATTAAGGCAATTAGCAGCAATTGAAAGCCAAGACCAAAAGTAGAGACGGCCGTCATTAACCAATTTGGTAATTTACTACTTTTAACGGCATCTCTATCAAGGCTATAAATAATCTTATCAAAAGCACCATAAAGCACTTTGTACATGAAAAATAAGATATTTACATTTTGCTGTTTTTCTCCAACTAGAGCAATGGGAGTACTGTCTTCGAAAATACGACTTGTGGTATCTCCGTTGTGTTTGTTTCTCAAGATTACATAATAGTAATTGTATAAGGTTCCTTGCAGTTGAATTCCTATAAATGCTAAAAAGGCATACACTAGTAACCCCTCTGTTACATACCAGATGGTACCAATCAATAAGAGATTCAATAGGATGTCTGAAACGGAATCAAGATAGCGGCCAGTATAAGAAGGTGTTTCTTTTATACGCGCCAGTTCGCCATCTGCAGCATCTAGAATAGACTTAAGGATCAAGAAAAATGCGGTAGCCCAATAATAGTGATGGTAAATACATACAATAGCTATGAGTCCAGAAAAGACAAAAGCAATAGTTACATGAATGGGAGTAAAGGATGTGTTTTTTAAGGACTGAGCAATGATTCTAGCACAAGGTCTTCCATAATCAGACAAGTCTAAAAACTGATTCTTCTGAGGTAATTTTGACATTTAAAGAGTCGCACTTGAGAAGAGAAACCAATAACGGAAACACGCTTGCTTGGTTCACTTTTCAAAGCGGTGGTGGCAAAAGTAACATTAATTTAACATTTTCTAAAAGTTTCATCGTGTTTTAATCCCCATTCTGCCACCCAACCATGCCATTGGAATGTAAGCCACCAAAATATCTACAATGGTAAACCATGCAGGGGACGGGAGCATATAGGTATTGGCGACTCCGCCTATCAAGAAAAAAACACCAATAATTAATGCTGCTTCCACGCGGTAGGTGACCGCTATTTTGGCAGTAGCAAATGCACCAACTAAAGTTCCTAACGCATGAGCTAAGAAAGGCATCAAAAAATGTTTGGGGGTAAATAAATGCATGGAAGCTTTTAAGCCTTCCATAGTAGTCACATCAACATCGGTTGGTGGGGGAATAATGAAACCGCTACTCATAATAATTCCCATATTTACCATACTACCGATGAGTATTCCAGCAGCTACGGCTAGAATATTCCTTAAGGTCGGATTCATACAAATGGTTTTTTTTGGTTATTCTTTTTATAAGATACTGATTTTTTTGC
Coding sequences within:
- a CDS encoding methyltransferase domain-containing protein, with translation MLNQEESYWTTRYKEHSTGWDIGYPSTPIKSYIDQLEDKNIKLLIPGAGNGYEAEYLIEKGFTNVHILDISEIPLQDFKKRNPSFPDSHLHHANFFEFEGQFDIIIEQTFFCSFVPTAENRSTYAQQMASLLKEKGKLVGLWFSIPLTDNLEKRPFGGDKKLYLSYLDPFFTEKTFQPCYNSILPRQNRELFGIFIKE
- a CDS encoding VOC family protein — its product is MAKIINGIQQIGIGVADAKSVFNWYREHLGFDILVFEDIATADLMTQYTNHKVERRHALLSLNMKGGGGLEIWQFTGRIPTTATTPFLLGDLGINSMKIRATNVLDAHTNLRVLKLEILGALRATQDGKPHFFFQDPWGNLVEVVQDDYLFSETNSVSGGVIGTVIGVSDMDRALPFYQQILGYDVQASDRTGSFEDFKELPGGAHAFRRVLLKHRKRSVGGFGELLGPTEIELLQVLDREPVKIYKDRLWGDLGYIHLCFDINGMEMLRDEAKNLGFPFTVDSADSFDMGDAAGHFSYIEDPDGTLIEFVETHKVPILKKLGIFINLKKRNPLNPLPKWLVKAMQVHRVKRNL
- a CDS encoding glycosyltransferase, which codes for MISIIIPAHNEQKNLLKLIPLLDALCQDTPAEVLVVLSAANTEVIGFSSDKIKVVQCNENGRAVQMNFGVTHAKGTIFAFLHADVLPPKNFLKDIEHTLRDTYQAGFFSYRFDSASKLLNVNAKFTAKDGIFTGGGDQCLFIEKTVFNQLGGFDVNQLIMEDFEFFKRMKNKKVKYKIINNDLLVSARKYESNSYLRVNMSNLLLVVLFKMGYPSAKLQTLHNRLLQMPYHTKPE
- a CDS encoding RNA polymerase sigma factor, which produces MELEELVEKFRMKDAKAFEKLYSMYADNICGVIYNIVKNTDIAQEICQDVFVKAWNNAESYNVSKGRFFTWMLNIARNAAIDEVRSKSHKNSKQNLSSDFFVDILEDKNDLNTQVDTIGIKSLLTNLKEKCVQIIDLLYFKGYTQKEAAEELEIPIGTVKTRNRSCIAQIRGNIAI
- a CDS encoding CDP-alcohol phosphatidyltransferase family protein; translation: MSKLPQKNQFLDLSDYGRPCARIIAQSLKNTSFTPIHVTIAFVFSGLIAIVCIYHHYYWATAFFLILKSILDAADGELARIKETPSYTGRYLDSVSDILLNLLLIGTIWYVTEGLLVYAFLAFIGIQLQGTLYNYYYVILRNKHNGDTTSRIFEDSTPIALVGEKQQNVNILFFMYKVLYGAFDKIIYSLDRDAVKSSKLPNWLMTAVSTFGLGFQLLLIALMLVFGLKHYIVPFFISFSVFILIFIGIRRYINR
- a CDS encoding anti-sigma factor domain-containing protein, giving the protein MDTEKYIASGILELYVAGILSEVENLDIARYAAEYPEIQNEIKAIEAAVLALTKAAAPKEGAQIHLAKVQAKIAAAEAPKVITLEPENTNWSSYIGWAASILLAVGLFWMYTQNNTLKSNLDNSTQVNSALEEKIEEAKTSLEKTEELLSTIRDKNIQVVALGGQAVDPNSYAKAYWNKSEQKVFIDAQGLPEPPDGMVYQVWSLKLNPLTPTSMGLLEDFITDDTKVFALNNPNESEAFGITLEPAGGSETPNLEQLYTLGVVSS
- a CDS encoding superoxide dismutase family protein, with the protein product MKKIIGTLALVAISLSYSCKDTKKEVKDTSDDIESNMDDRSDEMDNTMEEKTMTISLEPKSDSEVNGEVTFTEKDGEVMMVTKMSGLSEGEHAIHIHETADCSSADGKSAGGHWNPTFQQHGKWGDEAGYHRGDIGNFMADAEGNATVQFSTDEWCMDCDDDTKNIIGKGVIVHQGVDDFTTQPSGDAGARVSCAGIIQ
- a CDS encoding DUF547 domain-containing protein, coding for MKRKTKNIRFFITLFTIILTVGSMTAQQGKDYNTLSEDFLLKIKNGEDVSAIQEQLANSTLEDLESALPTDQEKLAFWVNIYNGYIQLILSDTPELYNDRRDFFSREQITIAGETVSFAKIEHGIIRKSQWPLGLGLIRKWFPNKFERKLRVDTRDYRVHFALNCGAKDCPPVAIYSPEHINEQFNKGTQEYLVKTTTYTAENKSVAVTSLFSWFRGDFGSKKGVKKILKENNIIPTTKDIEITYKSYDWTLDLDNWTNL
- a CDS encoding DUF2490 domain-containing protein, producing MRKILCIISILITTTAINAQETGEDDWGAWYMYFGTNKVSDKLSIHTEAQFRYYETTSNFNQLLLRTGLNYHINPVAIATLGYGYITTDGSFDELPNEENSKEHRIFEQFILKNKVGEFHFEHRYRLEQRFLENLGETDTQHRARYRLQVTLPLTDIFFLNVYDEVFINLQDDAFGQNRLYGALGVNVTENLAVQAGYLKNHFSGANYDRIQVGVFYSPDLRKKK